The genomic window GGAGCGGCCACCCTTTCAGTCGATAACATTGGGGGAATAGACGAGACGGAGGTCACGTTTCACCGCGGGGTGACGGTGCTCTCCGGTCGCAACGCGACCAACCGGACATCGCTGTTGCAAGCGATCATGGCGGCGCTCGGGAGCGAACAGGCGAGTCTCAAAGCCGACGCCGAGGAGGGCCACGCGGCCCTCGAGTTCGGCGACGAGACGTATCGACGGACGCTCGAGCGGCGAGGCGGAACGATCGTCACCGACGGCGATCCCTATCTCGACGACCCGGAACTCGCGGATCTGTTCGCGTTCCTGCTCGAAACCAACGAAGCGCGACAGGCCGTCGCCCGCGGCGACGACCTCCGCGAGTTGATCATGCGGCCGGTCGACACCGACGCGATACAGGCCGAAATCGAGCAGTACGAACAGCAGAAACGAGACCTCGACGAGCGGCTGTCCGAACTCGACGATCTCGAGGGACGGCTGCCCGACCTCGAGGCGAAGCGGACGCGCCTCACCGACGAGATCGAGTCGCTGCGGGCAGATCTCGAGTCGGCCCGCGAGGAACTGGAGGAGACGAATGTCGACGTCGAACAGCGACGGGAGGAGCAGTCCGAACTCGAGGAGAAACTCGCGGAGCTTCGCGAAACCCGCTCGGAACTCGAGACCGTCCGCGAGCGGATCGAGACCGAACGCGAGAGCATCGAGGCCCTCGAGGACGAACGCGACGAGGTCGAGGCGAGCCTCGAATCGCTCTCGTCGGGCGACGAGACGGAAGTCAGCCGCCTCGAAGCCGAAATCGATACCCTCCAGACGGAGAAGGCGGAACTCTCCGACGAGATCTCACAGTTACAGAGTACGATCCAGTTCAACGAGCAACTGCTCGACGAACAGGAATCGGTACTCCCCGACACCGCCGCCGACGAGGACGACGGCCCGGTTACGGACCAGTTGCTCGAGGACTCGGAGACGGTCTCCTGCTGGACCTGCGGCTCGTCGGTCCCGCGCGAACAGATCGAGACGACGATCGAACAGCTCCGGACCGTCCGACAGGAGCGCATCGAAGAGCGCTCCGAAATCAGCTCCGAACTCGACGAGCGCCGGGAGACGCTCTCGGAAATCAACGAGAACAAGACCGAATACCGACAGACTCAGCGCCGCCTCGAGTCGATCGACGACGAACTCGACCGGCGATCGGATCGACTCGACGACCTGACCGACGACCGCGAGGCACTCACCGACGAGATCGACGATCTCGAGTCGACAATCGACGACCTCGAAACCGACGACTACAGCGGGGTCCTCGATCAGCACAAGGAGGTCAACCAGCTCGAGTTCGAACTCGAACGCAAGGAACGCGAGCGCGAGGAGATCGACGAGGAGATCGACGAGATCGAACAGCGCCTCGATGAACGCGGCGATCTCCAGGAACGTCGCGACGACGTCACCGACGAGCTGACGGATCTGCGGACGCGCATCGACCAGATCGAGGCGGACGCCGTCGAGGAGTTCAACGAACACATGGAGAACCTCCTCGAGGTGCTGGAGTACGACAATCTCGATCGAATCTGGATCGACCGGACGCGCCGCGAGGTCCGCGAGGGACGCCGGAAGGTCGAGCGGTCGTCGTTCGATCTCAAGATCGTCCGCAGCACCGACGACGGCGCGGCCTACGAGGACACGATCGGCCACCTGAGCGAGAGCGAGCGAGAGGTGACCGGTCTCGTGTTCGCGCTCGCGGGCTATCTCGTCCACGACGTCTACGAGACGGTCCCGTTCATGCTGCTCGACTCCCTCGAGGCGATCGACTCCGAGCGGATCGCGAAGGTCATCGAGTACTTCGAGTCCTACGTCCCGTATCTCACCGTAGCGCTGCTGGACGAGGACGCACAGGCCGTCGACGTCGAGCACGAAGTGGTTTCGGACATCTGATCGCGGCAACGCGGTGTCCGGATTTCTTTTAAGCGCCGTTCCCCGCAACGAGCCGATAGCAGTCCACAGTTTCGGAGGAGCGGATGGTTTTGAGTCGAATCTCCGTCGACTCATGGTTCTCATCACCGATCAAGCGTCTATTTCGAACCCCATGGTTGCAACTATTGTCCGAGTGGAAAACTGGGTTGTTTTGACGCTGCTGACTGGTGTTGCCGCTCCCGAACAGCGGACTTAGTCGAGGCGTCGGTCGGTTAGTCGGGCGGAATCAACGCCGACGCGACAAGTTCGACGTTCGCCTGCGGACGACACGAACGCGTAGTCATCATTCTTAGAAAATGTTCCGAGTCTTATGAAGCCATCCGCCGAAACTGTGCCAGTCCGTTTGCCACCCCAATAAATCCTACACTGCTATATAGAATATGCCGGCCGGTACTGATCCGCACTTTCGGAGGATGGGTCGTTTCCACCCATATTGGATGGAAACCACCTCGCTGAGGGAGAGAAATCGTCTAATACTCGCGTGGATCCGTCCCACAACCCCATGACAGGCCGATAAACTGAGACGGGCCGACCTCACACTCGGCAAAGTCCTATCGCTGTGGTCGAAGCCGACGATCGTCTTCACCCCGATCGTCGCGGTACTCTCGGATTTCCTGTGGCGAGCGGTTGCTTCGTTTTGCCCTTCGTTTTCATTCAGTACCACGGGCTCCAACCGGACACGATCCGCGGGTCCCCTTGGCGGACCAAGGATGCAGCTATGGCCGCGAGCTCTCGGAAGCAGGGATTACGGAGGCGAAAGACAGTGTGGGACGAGTAGTCCACGGGGGTTCCGACTCGAGCATCGACAGTAGACGAGACGGACCGCCGCACAACGAGACTACATCACCGACTCTACGGGCGACCGTGGGGTACGGATAAACGAGGCGAGAGATGGTACCGTTACTGAATCGGAGCGCTACTGGAACTGCGGGGCGATCTCGTTTCCGATCAGCTCGTTCGTGCGACGCATATTCTCAGTCCCGATGCCGGGATGGTACGTGCGGAGAATCATGTGAATATCATCACCTAAGACGTCCTCGTACTCGGCGATTTCTTCGGCGATTTCCTCGGGGGAGCCGACCATCGTATAGTCGCGGATTTCCTGTTTCCGCTCCTGTGAGAGACCATCGTCACCGAGACCGAACCACTCGTCGTACTTGCGCTGTACGTGAAATAGACTGTCCTGAATCGTTTCCCACGCCGCTTCCTCCGACTCGCCGACGTAGCAGTACCGCTGGATATACACAGTGAAGTCGCCAGACTTCTTCTCCACCTCGCGGAGTCGCTCGATGTATCGCTTCCGCTTCGCGATATCGTCAAGCGAAATCATCTCGGGTGCCGTCCAACCGTCGGCCATCTGCGCGGCACGGCGAACCGCGTTCTTCGATACCCCTCCCATCGTTATCTCGGGAGCGATATCGGGTTTCGGTGTGACCGTTGCGTCCTCGGAGACGTCCGCGAACAGCGGCTGGTAGTCGAGCGGACCATCGCTCCACGCGCGGCGCGCAATCTTGACAGCTTCCTCTGTCCGACTCGCGCGTTCCCGTTTCGGGACGCCGAAGTTTTCGAACTCGACGTCCCGATAGCCGTTCGCGAGACCGAGCGTGAAGCGTCCCTTAGACAGCAGGCTCAGGGTCGCTGCGTTCTCCGCCAAGCGGACCGGATTGTGTAGCGGGGCGAGGATCATCGACGAACCGATTTGGATATCGTCAGTGGCCGTCGCGAGGCCCCCGAGTGTCGTAGACACCCCTGGTAGATAGGCGTCTTCTGCGAAGTGGTGCTCAGACGCCCAAAGGCTGTCCAGGCCGACGTCCTCAGCGTGTTTACCGAGCTCAAC from Haloterrigena sp. KLK7 includes these protein-coding regions:
- a CDS encoding archaea-specific SMC-related protein, encoding MEPGLDTKQRDIPGAATLSVDNIGGIDETEVTFHRGVTVLSGRNATNRTSLLQAIMAALGSEQASLKADAEEGHAALEFGDETYRRTLERRGGTIVTDGDPYLDDPELADLFAFLLETNEARQAVARGDDLRELIMRPVDTDAIQAEIEQYEQQKRDLDERLSELDDLEGRLPDLEAKRTRLTDEIESLRADLESAREELEETNVDVEQRREEQSELEEKLAELRETRSELETVRERIETERESIEALEDERDEVEASLESLSSGDETEVSRLEAEIDTLQTEKAELSDEISQLQSTIQFNEQLLDEQESVLPDTAADEDDGPVTDQLLEDSETVSCWTCGSSVPREQIETTIEQLRTVRQERIEERSEISSELDERRETLSEINENKTEYRQTQRRLESIDDELDRRSDRLDDLTDDREALTDEIDDLESTIDDLETDDYSGVLDQHKEVNQLEFELERKEREREEIDEEIDEIEQRLDERGDLQERRDDVTDELTDLRTRIDQIEADAVEEFNEHMENLLEVLEYDNLDRIWIDRTRREVREGRRKVERSSFDLKIVRSTDDGAAYEDTIGHLSESEREVTGLVFALAGYLVHDVYETVPFMLLDSLEAIDSERIAKVIEYFESYVPYLTVALLDEDAQAVDVEHEVVSDI
- a CDS encoding LLM class flavin-dependent oxidoreductase, which produces MRIGTGLFSGQRRPSDDRSMTEIYDEMVELGKHAEDVGLDSLWASEHHFAEDAYLPGVSTTLGGLATATDDIQIGSSMILAPLHNPVRLAENAATLSLLSKGRFTLGLANGYRDVEFENFGVPKRERASRTEEAVKIARRAWSDGPLDYQPLFADVSEDATVTPKPDIAPEITMGGVSKNAVRRAAQMADGWTAPEMISLDDIAKRKRYIERLREVEKKSGDFTVYIQRYCYVGESEEAAWETIQDSLFHVQRKYDEWFGLGDDGLSQERKQEIRDYTMVGSPEEIAEEIAEYEDVLGDDIHMILRTYHPGIGTENMRRTNELIGNEIAPQFQ